The segment TCGTAGTTCCGAACCTCCCCCTCATTACTGAATTGATTCCGGCCATCCAAAATCCTGCCAACTATATTCTGGCGGAGCGAAATTCCGCTTTGATGGCTATTGTGATCGCAGGGAGTTGGCAATACGCCGGCTATATAATGATGATTTATGTTGCCGCAATCATATCCGTTCCCGGGGAACTCTTCGAAGCCGCTAAAATCGATGGTGCCGGCCCCTGGATGCAGCTACGAACCATCATCATTCCCATGACCGCCCAGGCGTTTACCGTCACCCTCTTTCTTACCCTGGTACAATCCTTCAAGCAGTACGATGTAAACGTATCCCTGACCGGCGGTGGCCCGGCTACAACCTTTATGGAAAAGTCCATCCTGGGAACCGAACTATTGGCTATGAACATCTATAACACCGCCTTCAAAGCGAACCAACTGGCGCAGAGTCAGGCCAGAGCAGTAATCTTTTTCCTCGTCCTGGCTGTCATTTCTACATTCCAGGTCCGGGCAAATAAAAAACAGGAGATCGAATTATAATGGCAGATCAACATACCCAGTTTCAAAAAACCGGAGTACAGGCCAAAAAACTCCGTCAAACCCGGGAAACCAGAGCAAAAACGGGACTCATCGGTCTTGAGATCATTACCGCCCTACTTTTTCTTGTTACCCTCTTTCCCATTTTTCTGGTCTTGATTAACTCTGGAAAAACCGCCTTTTCCGTAACGGCATCCCCCCTTACCCTGCCCGAGGATTGGCTCCAGATCTTTCGGAACATGAAAACCATTTGGGTGGATCCGAATATCCAGTACGGCTCTTCCTTCTATTCGTCCCTCTTGATAACGGTTTTTTCCGTTGGGGCGATTATCCTGATTTCAGCCCAAGCCGCTTGGGTCCTAGTACGCAGCAAAACCAGGATCGCTGCCTTCCTCTTTATGATGTTCGTTGCCGCAATGACGATCCCGTTCCAGATCGTTATGCTTCCCCTGGTGCAGTGGTTTCGAATTTTAGGTGATTTTATCGGATTCCGGCTGCTTCGAACCTATCCGGGAATGATTCTATCGTATATGGGCTTCGGAATGAGTTTATCCATCTTCCTGTACCACGGCTTTATTAAAGGGATTCCCTACGAGCTTGAGGAGGCCGCAATCATCGACGGAGCCTCCCGGGTCGGTACCTTTTACCAAATTGTGTTTCCCTTGTTAAAACCCATCACCGCCACGGTGATGATTCTCAACGGGATATGGATTTGGAACGACTACCTTCTGCCCCTTTTAATCCTCGGGAAGGGCAACAGAATTCAGACCATTCCCTTGGCGGTTGCAAACTTCGCAGGTGCCTATGTTAAGCAGTGGGACCTCATTCTTACGGCCATCCTCATGGCCATGATCCCGGTTATCATCGTCTTTTTAATCGCCCAGAAGCAGATTATTAAGGGCATGGTTGCCGGTTCTATAAAATAATCCATACAACCTCCTAATACCCCTTTTTCTCGCCCGGACTCCCCCAGGAGTCCGGGCCTTTTTTCATCTCATCTTACCTTTCGTCAATGCACCGGTCTCTCCATACCTGGATACTATGAAAAACACGTATTCAGGAGTTGATTATGAACAATTCATCATCCCCGAAGGCTGGATGGACTATCGACAAAGGGCAACGAAGAGCAGCCCTGCAGAGCGGGATCTATCTTCTATTGATGGCGGTATTCGCCGGAATTGCCTACGGGGCCATCCATGGGCAGCTTGTGGTTGCCGGAAATTCCGATGCGACCGCTGCCAATATTGCTACTGCGCCGTGGCTCTGGGGTACAGAGATTGCTCTTTGGCTGGTGATTGCCGGTCTGGATGTTGCTGTCTCTCTCAGTTTGTTCGGGTTATTTGCGGGGACAGACCAAGCCCTGACTCGCGGAATGGCGGTCAGCCGCATCTTGTACACCCTGGTATTGGGGGCAGGCATCAGTCAATTGTTTTTTGGATTTCAGGGTGCAGGGGCTCTCGATGCAATCCAGCGCTTCGAGACTATTTGGTACTGGGGACTCATAGTCTTCGGCATTCATCTTTGTCTGCTCGCGTTCCTATCGGCTCGTAGCAGGTTTATACCCTGGGTACTCACCGGGTTACTCTTTATCGCTGGCCCTGCATACACCGTTATCCATGTGTTGTTTGTAATCGGGGGTGGAGCCAAGGAATTCGGACTGACATTGCAAGGAATATTCATGATCCCCATGACCTTGGGAGAACTGGGCCTAGCCCTGTGGCTCATAATCCTGGTTTATATCCAGCGGCGTCGGACTATCGCCCACGCTGATGGAGACGCCGCTTTATCCGGCTCAGAGACTCCGGTGTAACACCGAGGTAACTGGCAAGCTGGTGCTGGGGTACTCGGGCGGCTAAGCCAGGGCGTTTTTGGAGAAGGTAGATGTAGCGGTCCGCGGGATTTGATGATCTAAAGGTAGCCAGATCCTCCTGACCCGCTGCAAGATTCTCCTCCATGGCGGACCGGGTTATTTCAGCAAGGAAGGGAAATCGGCGGTTCATCTCATCCTCGTTGGTGAGATCCCCTTCCAAGAGAAGACAATCCTCAAGGCATTCCACGGCGTAGGGGGAGGGATGCTGATGTTTGTAGCTTTCAAAGATCACTAGGGATTGGGATTCGGTAATGAAATCGCTGGTGTGTTCAACCCCCGCCTCATCGACAAAAAACAACCTGAGGCACCCGGATAGAACAAAATAGCAGTCGGCAGCAACATCACCTTGCCGAACCAGGATGGTTTTTTTCGGGTACTCCCGGGCCGGGAGTGCGGCAACTAGTTCTTCCAACCTATCCTCAGCTAATTGGGGAGCCATAGACCGGATGAATTGTGATAATGAGATGCCCATACACCCTCCTGGGAGATTATACCCGATATTCTTGAGCAAGTGATTCCATGAATCAACTAGGGTATACGCAAAGGCTTGGGAACTAGGCCGGGTATGGCGGGACTCTAGTCCTTTCTCCGAGCCGATGGCAGACCGAGATACACCAGGGCTGAAATAAACAAGGCTGCCCCGGAAACCGTCCAAACCAGGGGAATCGAGTAGGTTCTAGCAAGAAACCCTAGGATAACCGATCCGCCTAGACCGCCGAACTGCATGATCAAAGAAGCCACGGAAAGTACGGTACTTCGGCGGTCAGAGGATACCTCGCGGTTAAGCACGGCAGATTCCGGGGAATTAGCCATTCCGTTAAAGAAAAACGTACCTATATAGAAAACCGAAAAGCCCGGTAATCCCCGGCTGCGGGCCAGCAGTACGAGACCTGCCGCCATCGCAGCGCGAATAAGAACCAGCATGAGGGTATAGTTCCCCTTGGTAAGGCGTCCTACCAACCCCGAGACAAGACTCCCGGCTGCGGCAGCCACGAAGTAACCCGCGGCAAGAAACCCAAAAACCCGGGAGTGAACCTCATCTGAACCTATCTCTTGAACCCGGGGCTGCCAGAACTGCTCCAGCCCGGAGATGGAAAAACCCCAGAGAAATCCCCCTATTAATAAAAGTAGGATCGCTTTATTTTTTAATCCTAGCTCCAAGGCGGACACAATAATACGGGGTACCGCCTTGAATCCCTCGGATAGCTGTTGTAACCCCGGACGCGGTCGGGATTCATGAATGAGCGTCAGAGTCAGAAGCATTTGAATCACCATAAGAGAAAGCATGACCAGAACATTCAGGCTGTAGGCATCTCTGAGAAGCCAGGGGACACCCAATCCCTCGCTGAGGTCGGGCAGATACCCGCCCAGAAGGGAGAACAGCCCGAGGGAAACCGGCACAGCCGCATGCACCTTCGCCATGACGCGTTGAAGATCGACCTCCGGATTTTCAGCATAGAGGGCGTCGATAAAGTGGGCATCCATGGTTCCCGAAGCGAGGGCCCGGCCTGTACCCAAGAACAAAAAGGCAACGGCTATTCCGGTGAAGGATCGGGCAGCATAGAAAACAAGGGCACCGGCGGCCATACAGCAGAGGGCGGATAGGTACACCGTTTTCCGACCCAGACTATCAGCCAACCCGCCCGTGGGAAGCTCAAGGACCACTGTGGCCCCGGAGTAAACAGCCATGAGGATACCGAGCTGGAAATAATTCATGCCCTTGGCAAGGATAGCCAGGGAAAGTACCGGGAAGATCACACCGACAATGGACCAGTGAATCCCCTGATTCAGAATAAACAGTCCCTGGGTGGATAGACGGGGCGGTACGCCATTAGAGCGGGGTTGCGCTTTCATGCCTCCATAGTGCACCATGGGAACGCTGTCGTCCATATCCGGAGGCTATCATGGGCTTTGAAGTATTATTTTTTTTAATCTTTGCAGGGGGCTGGGTCATGGGTCGTTTGGCCGAGAGATTCCGGTTGCCCGGGGTTTTGGGTATGACGATCTGGGGGATTGTCCTGGCCTTAATTCCCAGCCTGTTAGCCGGGGGGTCGGCTGACATGGGGGCGGCGGCACCCTCGGTCGGCTCCGGAAGCGGATTCTGGCCGTCGGGATTCTGGGAAACTGCTCCGTTTTTAAAATCCTTGGCTTTGGTGGTGATTCTCCTGCGTGCCGGCCTGGGAATCAGCAAGAGCGACCTTTCCCGGGCCGGAACAGCAGCCCTGCTGATGGCCTTTATTCCCTGCCTATTTGAGGGGGCCGTACTCACCCTTCTCTTTCACGGTCTCATGGGATTTCCCTGGATGGTAGCGGGGCTAACCGCCTTTATGTTGGCTGCGGTGAGCCCCGCTGTAGTAGTTCCATCCATGCTCGAGCTTCAGGACCGGGGATTGGGTAGACAAAATGGTGTGATTACTACGGTATTAGCCGGAGCCTCGGTGGATGATGTGGTGGTGATTACCCTGTTTACCCTGTTTTTGAACCTGGCTGTCAGCCCGGAACAGACCCGAATCGGATTAACCCTGGTTAGCATTCCCCTTTCCCTGCTGGGGGGGATCGCCCTTGGGGCGGTAATCGGATTGGTGCTTGCCTGGTGGTTCCGAAGTCACCATGCCTCCATTCGAGCTACGGAGAAGGCTCTGCTGCTCCTGGCTTCCTCGGTTTTCCTCCTGCAGGTAGGGGACTGGGTTCATCTCGCTGCCCTGCTGGGGGTGATGACCATCGGGTTTGTCCTTCTCGAACGGGCCGAACCCCAGGCTAGAGAACTAGCTGGGAAACTGGGTAAGGTCTGGGTGCCTGCCCAGATTGCATTGTTTGTGATAATCGGTTTATCCATAGATGTGCAGACAGCCTTCGAGGTTGGACCGGTAGCCCTGCTCATCATACTTACAGGCCTTCTTGCCCGGTCGGTCGGAGTAGTATTTGCAACCCTCCCCTCATCCATGAACTGGAAGGAGCGGCTATTCTGCGTCATCGCCTATACGCCCAAGGCCACCGTACAGGCGGCACTGGGCGGAGCTGCCTTATCCGCTGGACTACCCCAGGGCAAGATCATTCTGGCAGTGGCGGTGCTGGCGATTGTTATTACGGCACCCCTGGGGCTTATTGGCATCCGCGGATCAGCAAAACGGCTATTGGCTTCCGAGTTATGACTCCCGGATCTTCCTTTCCATGGAGTGTTGGAGGATATGGTAGCAGAAAAACCCTACTCCCACCCCCAAGACCTTATCAACCACATTAATCAGAACCCGAGCGATGAATGCCGAAGATCCGATGGACTGACCGGCCACAACCAAGGCGCGTACCAAGGAATCCACGGGCTCTCCCGTGGTCCCGCCCATGAATACTGTAACAATAACCGTCCCAGCCAAGGCATTCGCCAGGGCGACTGCAATGAGAACCACCAGGGCATCCAACAGACTGTTAAAATGTCCGTTCCGAACAAAGAGATGTACAATGACGGCGGTGAGCATGTTCACCAACGCGAAGGGGTACAAAAACCCGGGAAATCCAGCGATGACCTCAAAAAACAAGTTTGAGAGAACCCCAACGGTTAGTCCCGGCCAGAGACCGAATAATACCGTAGCAATAATGGTGAAATTAGAATCTAAAAAGACCGGGAGCATGAGCACTCGGTTGAGTAAAAAAAAGAGCCCGTTCATCAATACGGCACCTACAATACCAACACCGACCACAACCCTGCTCATAGGAGGGTCTATAAGTTTATGAATTTCCATACTGCTCTGCCTCTCAATACCAGTTCATCTCATTAAACCATGTGTAGTGCGCAAAAGGTTGTAACTTTTGGCCTCCGCGACACCATCCCTGGGTTAGCGTTCGGAACGCGCCGCTATATCTGGTGTCGTTTACAACCTTTTGCGCACTAAATAAACCATGAAGCCTTCGATTCTTCATGCTGTAGCATCACTTCATGGCTAACAAGAAAAGGTGTCCACATTCTCCAGTATAGAACCCTTCCAGTTTTTTGCGAAGTCTTTTTCTCCCATCCCTGGGAACCGTAATTTTTTGGCGGAGATAGCAGCACGGCGTGGCGACGGATTCTTGGTGGATCCCAGGTGGGGTGGTGTGTTTCGGGAGGTAGTTATCTAGGGAGGTAGGGGGTGCTGGCAGCCTTGCCTATCCATGAGCCCGGGGAAACGCCGGTGTATTAATTTTCTAGTAGCAGGATCTCAACCCGCCTATTTTTTTGTCTCCCCTGCTCGGTTTGATTATCAGCTACGGGTTCAAGACCGCCTACTCCTCGGTAGATGATACGCCTGGCTTCGATCCCGCGGCGGATGAGTTCATCAGCAATTACCCTGGCACGCTGCTCCGAAAGCTCTTGTTGGCTCTCCTGGGTGCCAACATCGGCGGTGTGACCAGTTATGAGGATGTTTCGGTCGGGATACTGACCAAGGATCCGGGAAATCGCCTCCAGCCGAGACTGCTCACCAGGCAGCAAAAGGGATTGATCCGCAATAAAGAGTAGGTTCTCCAGGGAAACGCGGATACCCTCGGCTACCTGGGTAATGTTTACGTCCTTCAATTCTTCAGCATCCACCCGGGCTTGGAGTTCACGGGTTATTTCCTGCCGGGGCAGAGCCGCAAGATACTCATACCAGGTTAGAAAAAAGCCCCGGTTCTCAACCGTTCCGCCTCCCTGGATGCCGAACTGTTCTTCCACGGTGGAACGGAAAAAGAGGGGCTGCCAATCTTTCGTATAGTAAATCACCGATTGGTGACGGCCTTGGGCAGAAACCACCTTAGGATCCCCATAGGGATCTCCACCCCGGTAGCGCAGGGCGAACAAGCTATCGACAACCCAAACAGCCTGCTCTCCATAGGTTCCTTCCCCCCTGAGTCGGTATTCGGCGATTATAGGAATACGGGTCATTTCCCCGCTATCCAGAGGATCCACTAAAACGGCGCCCAGGGCTTGCCAGGATTCCCCCACTGCCACAGGCTCCGGCGGCGGGGCGGGAATGTTCTGAAAGAGTAAGACATCCTCTTCCTCGGGTATTTGAATCACCCCACGATCATCCACAGTCACCGGCGCAGACGCAACCGTTTCAACCAACCGCTTCTCCAAACGGCCGTCATGGGCTAATTTCTCAAGATTATACTGGTGAATCCGAAGGTCAGGGGGAGATTCAGAAATCAGGGAAAACCGGTATTCACCGTACACCAGCCCCTGGTACCGGTTATTCACCGTCCTGCGTACATCATACCGAGTTGTTATCCTTCGATGGGTCTGTCCCGGCAGAGCGATGGAGGTTCCTAGCACAAAAACCAGGATGGATACCGTAAGAGTACACCGGCGTACCATCAGAAAACCCTGTACTCACGGATGCTATCTATTTGTATGCGCACCCGAACCTCTGCTAGAAACTCCCCGGCTCTGACTATGATCCGCGGTGGGGTCTCCAGCAGCACTTGGCCCTCCAAGGACTGGGGCTTGTCGTAGGTTATCCCTCTTGCATGACTCCGGATTGCTTGTTTTACCGCCTCTTGAACAGCCTGAAGCTGGCCTGAGACATCCATGGTATAGGAAGCGGTTCCTCTGGACTGACTATTTGGAATTCCCGGGGTAAGCCAGGCGTTCCGCCGTTGAATTTGCCAGTCCTGGAGCCAGTATCGCAGACGCAGCTCAATCATGGAGGCATCGTCATACCCCTCTAAAAACTCAAGTCCCGGATCGCCCCAAGGAATACGGTGGAGGGGGGTCAGGGTAAAGCGCTCTGACACCTGTCTCGCATTGTCGGAGGGTATATAAGAAAAGGAATATCCGTAGATCATTCCAGAGACCAGAGATCGAGCGAAATCCAATAACACGGCAATCCGTAGGTCCGGCGTCTCGATGGCCGTGGGATCAACCAAGCGATCAACCAGGCCCGCCTCTCCAGGGGGCACGGGCTCGGGGGTCATGGGTATTGATTCAGAGGATTCTTCAGCAGGAGTTCGCGCCGCCGAGTCTGCTCCCTTGGGGCCTCCAATCCCAGGATCCCCGGATTCACTCCAGGAATGCATCAGCACCTCCGGCTCCGGGGCCTCCCTATCCATCCAAACCAGCAGTTCCAGGACCCCATCCTCGGGAGGCATCTGGGCGTACCCGGCAACCGGAGTACCGGCAAACAACCAGAAAACGAGAATTACCCCAAAAATTCCGTGCTGTGCCCCGGTAGAAACCATCCTAGATACCCCATGGTAATTCCGCCGAACAGTTCCGGGCACTACCGTTGTCCGAACCATATTCGAAAGGCGTTTCTATTGAGACGAAGCAGCAAGTACAAATAGGCAAAGGCAAACCCGGCAAGGTGGGTAAGATGGGCCACCCCGCTGCCGGGATTACTGAGTTGGCTGAAGAGCTCAATGACCGTATAACCGATCACCAACACTGGACTTCGAATGGGAAATATACCAAATACAAAAATCCGCGCATCAGGATAGTAAACCGCGAAGCCAAGAAGCACGGCGAATACAGCCCCACTGGCACCCAGGAGGAACACCCCGTAGGCACCGGTTACAAGAAAAATGACCAGGGATAATAACCCTGCTAAGAGCCCTGTAATAAGGTAGAAGGTCAAAAACTCCCAGGTTCCCAGGGTTCGTTCCAGCTGGGTGCCAAAAAAGAACAGACCAAGCATGTTAAAGAGCAAGTGGGTGATATTCGCGTGGGCAAACATGTAGGTAAAGGGTTGCCAAATAAATCCCCGCTGGGTCACCAGAATGGGGTTCATGGCCAAGTAGCCCATCAGGTCTTGGAAGATATTCAGCCGCAGGAGAAACTGGTGAATTACAAATACAGCAACATTCAACCCTATTAAAAGCAGGGTAATATTCCGAAACTCAAAACGAAACGGTCTCTTATAGAGGGGGATGGTATTTCCAGTCATTCCATTAATCTATGCACAAAGTCTGCAGCGGTCAAGGCAGCCCCGATAGAAGCCGGCAGGGCTACCGCAATTCGCTTTCCAGGCTTTGGAATTTGCCGAAGCCGTAGTATAGTTTAGGAATCATTATGATTATAAAAAAATACGGGCCGGTCATTCTGAGCCTGACTTCGTTACTGGTACTAAGCCTCCCCGGTTGTGCAACCATGGAACGCTACTCCAGCTTTCCCGATGCACGCATTCGCCGGGGGGAGCGTCAACCGAATCAATTGCTTCCCCGCCTCACCGCCGACGACAGCGGTTCTGAACAGGCAAACCGGCAACCCGGCGACACACGGGTGCAGCAGACCAGGGCCGCCGGCTCCGGAATCTCCCGGATGGTCGAAGACGGGTACGGGCGTGAATTTTCGGTCTCCACAGCCGGTCTCTCCGAGAACAGACGTCGACTCGTCCAGGCAGCGCTCTCCCTCCTCGGCCGTGAAAACCTCCGTTTTTCCGATGCTACCTTCCCTCTGGACTGCACGGGGGTTGTTCTGGCTGCCTACCACGAGGCGGACCTCGATCTGACGGCGGAGTTTACCAAGTACACCGGGAACGGCGTCCAACGCCTCTATGAAATGGCGTACTCCAACGGGACGGCCTTTTCCTCCCGGCTGCCAGCGCCCGGAGATGTAATAATTTGGGACAATACCTACGATCGGAATGAAAACACCAGGTGGGATGATGAATACACCCACACCGGCATTGTCGTTGATGTTAACCAAGACGGTCAAATCACCTACATCCACCACAACTATGCCAAGGGAATTGTTGCCGCCCGGATGAACCTCCAGAAAGCCCAGACGTACCTGGCAGAAACACAGGAGTCCGGCAGTACCCTGATCAACTCGCCCATGAGGATGAAAAGCCACCGCTACCTGAACCCGGACATGTGGTTATCCAGCCACCTATTCCGGACCTACGTAAGTCTGGCCGAGCTACCTCGAGATTAGGAGCCCCCTATTCCCCCCCCTATTCCCCCCCTGTTCCCGCTATGGAACTAGGGACGAATAGAGCATTCAGGGCCAAAAACCCCTAACACTCAGTAGCGCCGGGATGCCAACAGGGTATTCAGGTCTACCAAGGTAGTGCGTAGCCCCTCATGGCCGCTGCTCGGGCCGTCCTGGAAAACCCGGTCGATCTCCGCCTCGGCCCGCACCATGTATGTATGAGCCTCGTTATGGGCTGCAACAAAACCCCCGGCTGTTTCTATCTCTTCCAGGATTTCTGAGAACGCGTTTTCATCCCCGGATTTAAACCTACGTATCCCCTGGATCAACCGGACTCGCTCGTTCTTTTGGGATGATTTTAATGCCTCGATAACCGGCAGGGTTATTTGTCCGTCCCGGAGATCCTGTCCAAGGGGTTTGCCAAAGCGCTTGGGGTCACCCTTAAAGTCAAGGATATCGTCCTGTATCTGGAAGGCAAGCCCCAGGTAGTACCCCGCCCGGCGGAGCATCTGCGCCCGTGAGCCCTCAGCACCCATTTCCCTAGCGCCGACATGGAAGGCCAGGCTGAACAGCAGAGCAGTTTTACCGGTTATAACCCGCACATACCGCCTCCTGCTGGGATTCTGAAGCAAGGTAAAAAAACGCTCCCGGTCTTCAGCCTGAAAAAACTCGCTGCGACACATCACCCGCACCATACTGGAGAGCAGCTGCCCGGTCTGGGGCTCTGCACCATGACTCACCAGGGCGAAGGTAAGGCTTAACAGCAGATCTCCCAGAAGAACCGCCTGGCTTGCACCAATCTGCTTCCACACCGCCGGCAATCCCCGGCGCTGGGTTGATCCGTCAATCACATCATCGTGGACCAGGGTGGCAAGATGTAATAGCTCTAGGGATGCTGCGAGAAGATAGATCCGCCGGGGAAGTCCGCCCGGGAAGGCCGGCTGATTTTTCCACTCGAGAATTTCCTGGTGTTCCTTGGCAGAAACCGTCCATCCGCTGCGTTTCAGTCTGGTCAGAAACCCATGATCGTGCCTGAGGATCCTGGACAATTCCGCGGTACCCGGAGCACCCGATTTCTGAGAGGGGTAGCCCGGCGGATACACCTCCGGACCTGACCCCTCTGTTCGCGCACCGAGAATGACCAGCAGGGGCCGCAGAAGTTTACCCCGGGCCGCTGAGAACCCTCGAAGGACCCGGGCGACCTCGGGGGCCTGTCGGGCCTCTTCATCCAGGAGGTAGTCAAGAATGGACTGTACATATGAAAGTTCAGCCTGGATCCACGGCTGTTTACACAGAGAATCCAGGCTGGTAATAGGTTTACTCATGCGGTGATGGTAGCTATTTACGCTTCTTTTTTACAATAGGTTCGCCATCGTAGAGGAAGGTCCGTTGAGCAAGTTTGGTGCTGTTCCAGCGATCCTTCAACCATGGCATAACCCAGTGATCAAGACCGGCCGCATGACCTGCTCCACCCATCATTACGATAGCAATGAAGATAAACCAGAGCTGGTTCCATGCGAACATCCCCGAGAGGGTAAAGACAACACACATCCCGATGGACACAACAGCTGCTGGCCAGGTCAACAATCCCGCCATGAGGGCAAGGCCGATGGCAACCTCTGTTCCGACGATCATTA is part of the Spirochaeta lutea genome and harbors:
- a CDS encoding carbohydrate ABC transporter permease, with the translated sequence MRKQKFDMTSWLLLLPALFAFVMVIIIPFIMGILYSFTDWSSRPQPDGMQVVGLLNYLETFKDPSFLYSFIVTTVYTALNMLIINVVAFILALLVTSNIKFKHAYRVGFFLPNLIGGLILGYIWQFIFNIVVPNLPLITELIPAIQNPANYILAERNSALMAIVIAGSWQYAGYIMMIYVAAIISVPGELFEAAKIDGAGPWMQLRTIIIPMTAQAFTVTLFLTLVQSFKQYDVNVSLTGGGPATTFMEKSILGTELLAMNIYNTAFKANQLAQSQARAVIFFLVLAVISTFQVRANKKQEIEL
- a CDS encoding carbohydrate ABC transporter permease, producing MADQHTQFQKTGVQAKKLRQTRETRAKTGLIGLEIITALLFLVTLFPIFLVLINSGKTAFSVTASPLTLPEDWLQIFRNMKTIWVDPNIQYGSSFYSSLLITVFSVGAIILISAQAAWVLVRSKTRIAAFLFMMFVAAMTIPFQIVMLPLVQWFRILGDFIGFRLLRTYPGMILSYMGFGMSLSIFLYHGFIKGIPYELEEAAIIDGASRVGTFYQIVFPLLKPITATVMILNGIWIWNDYLLPLLILGKGNRIQTIPLAVANFAGAYVKQWDLILTAILMAMIPVIIVFLIAQKQIIKGMVAGSIK
- a CDS encoding DUF4386 domain-containing protein, which codes for MNNSSSPKAGWTIDKGQRRAALQSGIYLLLMAVFAGIAYGAIHGQLVVAGNSDATAANIATAPWLWGTEIALWLVIAGLDVAVSLSLFGLFAGTDQALTRGMAVSRILYTLVLGAGISQLFFGFQGAGALDAIQRFETIWYWGLIVFGIHLCLLAFLSARSRFIPWVLTGLLFIAGPAYTVIHVLFVIGGGAKEFGLTLQGIFMIPMTLGELGLALWLIILVYIQRRRTIAHADGDAALSGSETPV
- a CDS encoding Crp/Fnr family transcriptional regulator, which produces MGISLSQFIRSMAPQLAEDRLEELVAALPAREYPKKTILVRQGDVAADCYFVLSGCLRLFFVDEAGVEHTSDFITESQSLVIFESYKHQHPSPYAVECLEDCLLLEGDLTNEDEMNRRFPFLAEITRSAMEENLAAGQEDLATFRSSNPADRYIYLLQKRPGLAARVPQHQLASYLGVTPESLSRIKRRLHQRGR
- a CDS encoding MFS transporter; the encoded protein is MDDSVPMVHYGGMKAQPRSNGVPPRLSTQGLFILNQGIHWSIVGVIFPVLSLAILAKGMNYFQLGILMAVYSGATVVLELPTGGLADSLGRKTVYLSALCCMAAGALVFYAARSFTGIAVAFLFLGTGRALASGTMDAHFIDALYAENPEVDLQRVMAKVHAAVPVSLGLFSLLGGYLPDLSEGLGVPWLLRDAYSLNVLVMLSLMVIQMLLTLTLIHESRPRPGLQQLSEGFKAVPRIIVSALELGLKNKAILLLLIGGFLWGFSISGLEQFWQPRVQEIGSDEVHSRVFGFLAAGYFVAAAAGSLVSGLVGRLTKGNYTLMLVLIRAAMAAGLVLLARSRGLPGFSVFYIGTFFFNGMANSPESAVLNREVSSDRRSTVLSVASLIMQFGGLGGSVILGFLARTYSIPLVWTVSGAALFISALVYLGLPSARRKD
- a CDS encoding cation:proton antiporter domain-containing protein; translated protein: MGFEVLFFLIFAGGWVMGRLAERFRLPGVLGMTIWGIVLALIPSLLAGGSADMGAAAPSVGSGSGFWPSGFWETAPFLKSLALVVILLRAGLGISKSDLSRAGTAALLMAFIPCLFEGAVLTLLFHGLMGFPWMVAGLTAFMLAAVSPAVVVPSMLELQDRGLGRQNGVITTVLAGASVDDVVVITLFTLFLNLAVSPEQTRIGLTLVSIPLSLLGGIALGAVIGLVLAWWFRSHHASIRATEKALLLLASSVFLLQVGDWVHLAALLGVMTIGFVLLERAEPQARELAGKLGKVWVPAQIALFVIIGLSIDVQTAFEVGPVALLIILTGLLARSVGVVFATLPSSMNWKERLFCVIAYTPKATVQAALGGAALSAGLPQGKIILAVAVLAIVITAPLGLIGIRGSAKRLLASEL
- a CDS encoding OmpA family protein, whose protein sequence is MVRRCTLTVSILVFVLGTSIALPGQTHRRITTRYDVRRTVNNRYQGLVYGEYRFSLISESPPDLRIHQYNLEKLAHDGRLEKRLVETVASAPVTVDDRGVIQIPEEEDVLLFQNIPAPPPEPVAVGESWQALGAVLVDPLDSGEMTRIPIIAEYRLRGEGTYGEQAVWVVDSLFALRYRGGDPYGDPKVVSAQGRHQSVIYYTKDWQPLFFRSTVEEQFGIQGGGTVENRGFFLTWYEYLAALPRQEITRELQARVDAEELKDVNITQVAEGIRVSLENLLFIADQSLLLPGEQSRLEAISRILGQYPDRNILITGHTADVGTQESQQELSEQRARVIADELIRRGIEARRIIYRGVGGLEPVADNQTEQGRQKNRRVEILLLEN
- a CDS encoding rhomboid family intramembrane serine protease, with the protein product MTGNTIPLYKRPFRFEFRNITLLLIGLNVAVFVIHQFLLRLNIFQDLMGYLAMNPILVTQRGFIWQPFTYMFAHANITHLLFNMLGLFFFGTQLERTLGTWEFLTFYLITGLLAGLLSLVIFLVTGAYGVFLLGASGAVFAVLLGFAVYYPDARIFVFGIFPIRSPVLVIGYTVIELFSQLSNPGSGVAHLTHLAGFAFAYLYLLLRLNRNAFRIWFGQR
- a CDS encoding CHAP domain-containing protein, translating into MIIKKYGPVILSLTSLLVLSLPGCATMERYSSFPDARIRRGERQPNQLLPRLTADDSGSEQANRQPGDTRVQQTRAAGSGISRMVEDGYGREFSVSTAGLSENRRRLVQAALSLLGRENLRFSDATFPLDCTGVVLAAYHEADLDLTAEFTKYTGNGVQRLYEMAYSNGTAFSSRLPAPGDVIIWDNTYDRNENTRWDDEYTHTGIVVDVNQDGQITYIHHNYAKGIVAARMNLQKAQTYLAETQESGSTLINSPMRMKSHRYLNPDMWLSSHLFRTYVSLAELPRD
- a CDS encoding polyprenyl synthetase family protein, which produces MSKPITSLDSLCKQPWIQAELSYVQSILDYLLDEEARQAPEVARVLRGFSAARGKLLRPLLVILGARTEGSGPEVYPPGYPSQKSGAPGTAELSRILRHDHGFLTRLKRSGWTVSAKEHQEILEWKNQPAFPGGLPRRIYLLAASLELLHLATLVHDDVIDGSTQRRGLPAVWKQIGASQAVLLGDLLLSLTFALVSHGAEPQTGQLLSSMVRVMCRSEFFQAEDRERFFTLLQNPSRRRYVRVITGKTALLFSLAFHVGAREMGAEGSRAQMLRRAGYYLGLAFQIQDDILDFKGDPKRFGKPLGQDLRDGQITLPVIEALKSSQKNERVRLIQGIRRFKSGDENAFSEILEEIETAGGFVAAHNEAHTYMVRAEAEIDRVFQDGPSSGHEGLRTTLVDLNTLLASRRY